The following proteins are co-located in the Noviherbaspirillum sp. UKPF54 genome:
- a CDS encoding YajQ family cyclic di-GMP-binding protein: protein MPSFDVVSEANLVEVKNAIDQSNKEISTRFDFKGSDARVEQKERELTAYADSEFQLNQVRDVLTGKMVKRNVDVRFMDLGKIEKIGGDKVKQVIKIRNGIESDAAKKIVRIIKDSKMKVQASIQGDAVRITGAKRDDLQAAIALLRKEVTDLPLEFNNFRD, encoded by the coding sequence ATGCCATCGTTTGATGTCGTATCCGAAGCCAATCTCGTCGAAGTCAAGAACGCGATTGATCAATCCAACAAGGAAATCTCCACCCGCTTCGACTTCAAGGGCAGCGATGCCCGCGTCGAACAGAAGGAGCGCGAGCTGACCGCATATGCCGACAGCGAATTCCAGCTCAACCAGGTACGAGATGTCCTGACCGGCAAGATGGTCAAGCGTAACGTCGACGTGCGCTTCATGGACCTCGGCAAGATCGAAAAGATCGGCGGCGACAAGGTCAAGCAAGTCATCAAGATCAGGAACGGCATCGAGTCGGATGCCGCCAAGAAGATCGTGCGCATCATCAAGGACAGCAAGATGAAGGTGCAGGCCAGCATCCAGGGCGACGCCGTGCGCATCACCGGCGCCAAGCGCGACGACCTGCAAGCGGCGATCGCGCTGCTGCGCAAGGAAGTGACCGACCTGCCGCTCGAATTCAACAACTTCCGCGACTAG
- a CDS encoding TIGR02281 family clan AA aspartic protease: MRAPALFCAFALFSGAAHATDISVVGLFPNKAVLVIDGGAPKTYAVDSTIAAGIKLLSADNSGATLEVNGKRQTIALGDHAGRSASSGRASVTLMPDSQGHYMAQGQINGGAVRMLLDTGATLIALPASEATRLGVSYKNGQPSYVKTANGTAPAYRVTLDTVKLGDIEVSHVDAVVQEQGLPFILLGMSFLNRMEMRREGEQMVLTKRY; this comes from the coding sequence GTGCGCGCGCCCGCCCTCTTCTGCGCGTTCGCGTTGTTTTCCGGTGCGGCGCACGCCACCGACATCAGCGTGGTCGGCCTTTTTCCCAACAAGGCCGTGCTGGTGATCGATGGCGGCGCACCGAAGACTTATGCGGTCGACAGCACGATCGCGGCGGGCATCAAGCTGCTGTCGGCCGACAATTCCGGCGCCACGCTCGAAGTAAACGGCAAGCGGCAAACGATTGCGCTGGGCGACCATGCGGGCCGCAGCGCGTCGAGCGGCCGCGCCAGCGTGACCCTGATGCCCGACAGCCAGGGGCACTACATGGCGCAGGGACAAATCAATGGCGGCGCGGTGCGCATGTTGCTCGACACCGGCGCCACCCTGATCGCGCTGCCCGCGTCGGAAGCGACGCGGCTGGGCGTCAGCTACAAGAACGGCCAGCCAAGCTACGTGAAAACTGCCAATGGCACTGCGCCCGCCTACCGCGTCACGCTCGACACCGTCAAGCTCGGCGACATCGAAGTCAGCCATGTGGACGCGGTGGTGCAGGAACAGGGCCTGCCTTTCATCCTGCTCGGGATGTCCTTCCTGAATCGCATGGAAATGCGGCGCGAAGGCGAGCAAATGGTATTGACAAAGCGGTATTGA
- the aroG gene encoding 3-deoxy-7-phosphoheptulonate synthase AroG produces MPRTDDLRIREMKELTPPSHLIREFPCTDKVSSTVADARTALHRILHGQDDRVMVVIGPCSIHDPKAAMEYANRLVKERERFAGELEIVMRVYFEKPRTTVGWKGLINDPYMDNSFRINDGLRMARELLLNINELGLPAGTEFLDVISPQYVADLISWGAIGARTTESQVHRELASGLSCPVGFKNGTDGNVKIAVDAIKAASQPHHFLSVTKGGHSAIVSTSGNEDCHIILRGGKAPNYDAASVDAACKDIASNGLASRLMIDASHANSSKKPENQVPVCADIGRQIAAGDSRIVGVMVESHLVGGRQDLVPGKELTYGQSVTDGCIDWDSSVKVLEGLAQAVKQRRLQDPDA; encoded by the coding sequence ATGCCGCGCACCGACGATCTACGCATCCGTGAAATGAAAGAACTGACGCCGCCTTCGCATCTGATTCGCGAGTTTCCCTGTACCGACAAGGTTTCCTCGACCGTGGCCGACGCACGCACCGCGCTGCACCGTATCCTGCACGGCCAGGACGACCGCGTGATGGTGGTGATCGGCCCGTGCTCGATTCACGATCCGAAGGCGGCGATGGAATATGCGAACCGACTGGTCAAGGAGCGCGAGCGCTTCGCCGGCGAGCTGGAAATCGTGATGCGCGTGTATTTCGAAAAGCCGCGCACCACCGTCGGCTGGAAGGGCTTGATCAACGATCCGTACATGGACAACAGCTTCCGCATCAACGACGGCCTGCGCATGGCGCGCGAGCTGCTGTTGAACATCAACGAACTCGGCCTGCCGGCCGGCACCGAATTCCTCGACGTGATCAGCCCGCAATACGTGGCTGACCTGATCAGCTGGGGCGCGATCGGTGCGCGTACCACCGAATCGCAGGTGCACCGCGAACTGGCCTCCGGCCTGTCCTGCCCGGTCGGTTTCAAGAACGGCACCGACGGCAACGTCAAGATCGCGGTCGATGCCATCAAGGCGGCGTCGCAGCCGCACCACTTCCTGTCGGTGACCAAGGGCGGCCACTCGGCCATCGTGTCCACCAGTGGCAACGAGGATTGCCACATCATCCTGCGTGGCGGCAAGGCGCCGAACTACGACGCCGCCAGCGTCGATGCCGCCTGCAAGGATATCGCCAGCAACGGCTTGGCATCGCGCCTGATGATCGATGCATCGCACGCCAATAGCTCAAAGAAGCCGGAGAACCAGGTTCCGGTGTGCGCCGACATCGGCAGGCAGATCGCCGCCGGCGACAGCCGCATCGTCGGCGTGATGGTCGAATCGCATCTGGTAGGCGGACGCCAGGATCTCGTTCCGGGCAAGGAACTGACCTACGGCCAGTCCGTCACCGATGGCTGCATCGATTGGGACAGCAGCGTGAAGGTCTTGGAAGGCTTGGCGCAAGCGGTAAAACAACGCCGCCTGCAGGATCCGGATGCGTGA
- the tldD gene encoding metalloprotease TldD produces MNLFEPNLQTLAQARDVLLTPFGLDESKLIKALGEIFTHRVDYADLYFQFTKNEGWSLEEGIVKTGSFSIDQGVGVRAVSGDRTAFAYSDDISERALLEAAAATRTIARNGAGKIKVASAIQAAGGRSLYLPNDPLTSLDATEKVKLLEKVERIARAKDPRVVQVMAGLAGEYDVVLVVRSDGVLAADIRPLVRVSVTVIAEQNGRREVGSSGGGGRYNYGYFTDELLEQYATEAVESAIVNLDARPAPAGTMTVVLGPGWPGVLLHEAIGHGLEGDFNRKGSSTFSGRIGERVAAKGVTVVDDGTIADRRGSLNMDDEGNPTQCTTLIEDGILKGYIQDTLNARLMNMPLTGNARRESYAHLPMPRMTNTYMLGGDKDPQEIIASVKNGLYAVNFGGGQVDITNGKFVFSASEAYMIEDGKVTYPVKGATLIGNGPDVLNRVSMIGNDMSLDSGIGVCGKEGQSVPVGVGQPTLRIDGVTVGGTA; encoded by the coding sequence ATGAATCTCTTCGAACCGAATCTTCAGACCTTGGCACAGGCGCGCGACGTGTTGCTCACTCCGTTCGGGCTGGATGAATCCAAGCTGATCAAGGCGCTGGGCGAGATCTTCACGCACCGCGTCGATTACGCGGACCTGTATTTTCAGTTCACCAAGAACGAAGGCTGGAGCCTGGAAGAAGGCATCGTCAAGACCGGCAGCTTCTCGATCGACCAGGGCGTAGGGGTGCGCGCGGTATCCGGCGACAGGACCGCATTCGCCTATTCCGACGACATTTCCGAGCGCGCGCTGCTGGAGGCGGCCGCCGCCACGCGCACCATCGCGCGCAACGGCGCGGGCAAGATCAAGGTGGCATCGGCCATCCAGGCCGCCGGCGGCCGCTCGCTGTATCTGCCGAACGATCCGCTGACTTCGCTCGACGCGACCGAAAAGGTCAAGCTGCTCGAAAAGGTCGAACGCATCGCGCGCGCCAAGGACCCGCGCGTGGTGCAGGTAATGGCGGGTCTGGCCGGCGAATACGACGTGGTGCTGGTAGTGCGCAGCGACGGCGTACTGGCGGCCGACATCCGCCCGCTGGTGCGCGTATCCGTCACCGTGATCGCCGAGCAGAACGGGCGCCGCGAAGTGGGTTCGAGCGGCGGCGGCGGGCGCTACAACTACGGCTATTTCACCGACGAGCTGCTGGAACAGTATGCGACCGAAGCGGTCGAATCGGCCATCGTCAATCTCGACGCGCGCCCCGCGCCGGCCGGCACGATGACGGTAGTGCTCGGCCCAGGCTGGCCGGGCGTGCTGCTGCACGAAGCGATCGGCCACGGGCTGGAGGGAGATTTCAACCGCAAGGGCTCCAGCACCTTCTCCGGGCGCATCGGCGAGCGCGTCGCGGCCAAGGGCGTGACGGTGGTGGACGACGGCACCATCGCCGATCGCCGCGGCTCCCTTAACATGGATGACGAGGGTAACCCGACCCAGTGCACGACGCTGATCGAGGACGGCATCCTGAAGGGCTATATCCAGGACACGCTGAATGCGCGCCTGATGAACATGCCGCTGACCGGCAACGCCCGGCGCGAATCGTATGCCCATCTGCCGATGCCGCGCATGACGAACACTTACATGCTTGGCGGAGACAAGGACCCGCAGGAAATCATCGCCTCGGTGAAGAACGGCCTGTATGCGGTCAATTTCGGCGGCGGCCAGGTCGACATCACCAATGGCAAGTTCGTGTTCTCGGCCAGTGAAGCCTACATGATCGAGGACGGCAAGGTCACCTATCCGGTCAAGGGCGCGACCCTGATCGGCAACGGTCCCGACGTGCTCAACAGGGTGTCGATGATCGGCAATGACATGAGCCTGGACAGCGGCATCGGCGTCTGCGGCAAGGAAGGGCAGAGCGTGCCCGTGGGCGTAGGCCAGCCGACCTTGCGCATCGATGGCGTGACGGTGGGCGGAACTGCCTGA
- a CDS encoding carbon-nitrogen hydrolase family protein yields MVKETVKVAAVQMVSTPVVEENIATARRLVAQAASQGAQLVLLPEYWPIMGMSEADKVAHAEQPDAGPIQQCMSDIAREQRVWLIGGTLPLASAEPGKVLNTTLVYDPAGQRVSRYDKIHLFSFAKGEESYDEARTIVHGKEVSTFDAPFGKVGLSVCYDLRFPELYRAMGDCALIVMPAAFTYTTGKAHWEILLRARAIENQCYVLAAAQGGKHRNGRRTWGHSMLVDPWGEVKDVLPEGEGLVIGDIEPHHLHGVRESLPALKHRKL; encoded by the coding sequence ATGGTCAAGGAAACAGTCAAGGTCGCCGCGGTGCAGATGGTGTCGACGCCCGTGGTCGAAGAGAACATCGCGACGGCGCGCCGCCTCGTGGCACAGGCGGCGTCGCAGGGAGCGCAACTCGTCCTGTTGCCGGAATACTGGCCGATCATGGGCATGAGCGAGGCCGACAAGGTCGCGCATGCTGAACAGCCGGACGCCGGGCCGATCCAGCAATGCATGTCCGACATCGCGCGCGAGCAGCGCGTCTGGCTCATCGGTGGCACGCTGCCGCTGGCGTCGGCCGAACCCGGCAAGGTCTTGAACACCACGCTGGTGTACGATCCCGCCGGCCAGCGCGTGTCGCGCTACGACAAGATCCACCTGTTCAGCTTCGCCAAGGGCGAAGAGTCGTATGACGAGGCGCGCACCATCGTGCACGGCAAGGAAGTGTCCACCTTCGACGCGCCGTTCGGTAAGGTCGGCCTGTCTGTCTGCTACGATTTGCGCTTCCCGGAGCTGTATCGCGCCATGGGCGATTGCGCCCTGATCGTGATGCCGGCGGCATTTACCTATACCACCGGCAAGGCGCATTGGGAAATCCTGCTGCGCGCGCGGGCGATCGAGAACCAGTGCTACGTGCTGGCGGCGGCGCAAGGCGGCAAGCATCGAAACGGCCGCCGCACATGGGGCCACAGCATGCTGGTCGATCCATGGGGGGAGGTAAAGGACGTGCTGCCGGAAGGCGAAGGGCTGGTAATCGGCGATATCGAGCCGCATCATCTTCACGGAGTGCGGGAAAGTTTGCCGGCATTAAAGCATCGCAAGTTGTGA
- a CDS encoding YhdP family protein — MSTDQITSNKTTDRLAACWQALREGYRTANTVTHHALGALLKLGIVVYFIFCMLVLALRYLVLPNIDSYKPDVERLAARALGNKVTIADIDASWDGLRPRLALHDVVIHDKFGNAALHLPDVSATLSWWTVPAGDLRLHRLEIVRPDMDVRRDADGKLYVAGIYIDTGKSGNGKGADWVLSQNEIVIRDGRLHWNDYKRAAPELLLENVDLVLRNHWRTHRFALKATPPAAFAAPVDVRAAFEHPGFAARISDPALWKGELYADLRDTDLTVWKAYIDYPFEMQQGKGSVRAWLDFDHARVANFTSDLSLSNVSAKLRPDLPTMNLVDVAGRVSVREELNPNRADGKPTLGMNGHAISLTDFSLRTDDGLFLPKTTISESFTPARRGKPEKTEIKAKLLDLQTLASFVERLPLPAEQRRMLTDFAPRGTLKDFSAQWQGAYPAISSYSVKGQFASLSLNAQEARAARAKSGKTPAQAAVPAIPGFDNLTGQIDANDRGGSISLASANLKLQLPGYFADPVMPLDRLLMQATWAFQGKDQLLVDVQKMDFVQDALSGSFSGKHMMSLNAQSGKPNGTIDVSGKLNGLELQNVGRYLPLQTPQGLRDWLRGALVGGTAHDLKLKLKGDLAQFPFQHQTAGDRPRGEFSVAGRIEGGRLNYTPGSFAKDGKAPMWPLLEEIRGTIAFDRTRMEINAHSAKTAGVSLSNVKAVIPDLASPDMLLAIDGDAEGALQNFVQFTKDSPVADWIGQFTDETRANGNARLDLKLQMPLAHMPDTKVKGTLQFAGNNVTLRNMIPPLLSANGKLEFNEKGFNLNGIKANFLGGPVTITGGTQRDGNIVVKADGMLSAEGVRRNYGVQRASERISGSTRYSTLIRVRNAQPDITVESNLVGIALDFPAPLRKAAGESLPLRFELTGLPSNNPAVARDDMKLSLGNSIVARYERQKTADKDADWRVVRGGIGVNVPAPQPDAGVVANVNLKSLDVDAWRRAMTAVVASDRSKEQQSGPSISQYIEPGVLAARAGELVVMNKKLDNVVVGASHQKGVWQANIDSDQASGYLTWNEAQAGQGLGKVTARLASLIIPEAAASDVTDLLEGKNASTQIPEVDIVAENFELFGKKFGHLEVAASDAGGPAGREWRVNKLSLVNADAEFRATGKWILRGGENVSSLVYTLNIGDAGRLLDRFGFANVLRGGKGKMEGDVSWKGLPFSLDIPSLSGQLTLNMASGQFLKVDPAAAKLLGVLSLQSLPRRLALDFRDVFSQGFAFDGITASASITHGVAKTDNFKMRGVAATVLIDGSADIAKEAQNLHVVVIPEINVGTASVVYGLAVNPVIGVGSFLAQLFLRDPLMKAFTFEYQITGPWKDPVVTKLLRKPAVAPASEASNNLETSG, encoded by the coding sequence ATGTCCACCGACCAAATCACTTCGAACAAGACGACTGATCGGTTAGCCGCATGCTGGCAAGCACTTCGGGAAGGTTATCGAACTGCCAACACCGTCACCCACCACGCACTGGGCGCGCTGCTCAAGCTGGGCATTGTCGTCTACTTCATTTTTTGCATGCTGGTGCTGGCGCTGCGGTATCTGGTTCTCCCCAATATCGACAGCTACAAGCCCGACGTCGAGCGGCTGGCCGCTCGCGCACTCGGCAACAAGGTCACGATCGCGGACATCGACGCGTCGTGGGACGGGCTGCGGCCGCGCCTGGCGCTGCACGACGTCGTCATCCATGACAAGTTCGGCAATGCGGCGCTGCACCTGCCCGACGTGTCGGCGACCCTGTCCTGGTGGACGGTTCCCGCCGGCGACCTGCGCCTGCACCGGCTGGAGATCGTCCGGCCCGACATGGATGTGCGGCGCGACGCCGACGGCAAGCTGTACGTGGCCGGCATCTATATCGATACCGGCAAGAGCGGCAACGGCAAGGGCGCGGACTGGGTGCTGTCGCAGAACGAGATCGTCATCCGCGACGGCCGGCTGCACTGGAACGACTACAAGCGCGCCGCGCCCGAGCTGCTGCTGGAAAACGTTGACCTGGTGCTGCGCAACCACTGGCGCACGCATCGCTTCGCCCTGAAGGCGACGCCGCCGGCGGCGTTCGCCGCGCCGGTGGACGTGCGCGCGGCTTTCGAACACCCCGGCTTCGCGGCGCGCATCTCCGACCCGGCCCTGTGGAAGGGCGAGCTGTATGCGGACCTGCGCGACACCGACCTGACGGTCTGGAAGGCGTACATCGACTATCCGTTCGAAATGCAGCAAGGGAAAGGCTCGGTGCGCGCCTGGCTGGACTTCGATCACGCGCGGGTTGCCAATTTCACGTCCGACCTGAGCCTGTCGAACGTGTCGGCCAAGCTGCGCCCCGATCTGCCGACGATGAACCTGGTCGACGTGGCGGGCCGGGTCTCGGTGCGCGAGGAGCTCAACCCGAACCGCGCGGACGGGAAGCCGACGCTGGGGATGAATGGTCATGCCATTTCGCTGACCGATTTCTCGCTGCGCACGGACGACGGCCTGTTCCTGCCCAAAACCACGATCAGCGAAAGCTTCACCCCGGCGCGGCGCGGCAAGCCGGAAAAGACCGAGATCAAGGCCAAGCTGCTCGATCTGCAGACGCTGGCCAGCTTCGTCGAGCGCTTGCCGCTGCCGGCCGAGCAGCGCCGCATGCTGACCGATTTTGCGCCGCGCGGCACGCTCAAGGATTTTTCGGCGCAGTGGCAGGGCGCCTATCCCGCCATTTCCTCGTATAGCGTCAAGGGCCAGTTCGCCAGCCTGTCGCTCAATGCGCAGGAGGCGCGCGCGGCGCGCGCAAAGAGCGGCAAGACGCCGGCGCAGGCCGCCGTGCCGGCCATTCCCGGGTTCGACAACCTGACCGGCCAGATCGATGCCAACGACCGCGGCGGCAGCATCAGTCTCGCCTCCGCCAATCTGAAACTGCAGTTGCCCGGCTATTTCGCCGATCCCGTGATGCCGCTCGACCGGCTGCTGATGCAGGCGACCTGGGCTTTTCAGGGCAAGGACCAGCTCCTGGTCGACGTCCAGAAGATGGACTTCGTGCAGGACGCCCTGTCCGGGTCGTTCTCCGGCAAGCACATGATGTCGCTCAACGCCCAATCCGGCAAACCGAACGGCACGATCGACGTATCGGGCAAGCTGAACGGCCTGGAACTGCAGAACGTCGGCCGCTACCTGCCCCTGCAGACGCCGCAGGGATTGCGCGACTGGCTGCGCGGTGCGCTCGTGGGCGGCACCGCGCATGACTTGAAGCTCAAGCTCAAGGGCGATCTCGCGCAGTTCCCGTTCCAGCACCAGACTGCGGGCGACAGGCCTCGGGGCGAATTCAGCGTGGCCGGACGGATCGAGGGAGGCAGGCTCAACTACACGCCGGGAAGCTTCGCCAAGGACGGCAAGGCCCCGATGTGGCCATTGCTGGAAGAGATACGCGGCACGATCGCGTTCGACCGCACGCGCATGGAAATCAACGCGCACAGCGCCAAGACGGCCGGCGTGAGCTTGTCGAACGTTAAGGCCGTCATCCCCGACCTGGCCTCCCCGGACATGCTGCTGGCCATCGACGGCGATGCCGAAGGCGCGCTGCAGAATTTTGTCCAGTTCACCAAGGACAGCCCGGTGGCCGACTGGATCGGCCAGTTTACGGACGAAACCAGGGCCAACGGCAATGCCCGGCTCGACCTGAAGCTGCAAATGCCGCTGGCACATATGCCGGATACGAAGGTGAAGGGCACGCTGCAGTTCGCCGGCAACAACGTTACGTTGCGCAACATGATCCCGCCACTGCTGTCTGCTAACGGCAAGCTGGAATTCAATGAAAAGGGGTTCAACCTCAACGGGATCAAGGCCAATTTCCTTGGCGGCCCGGTCACGATTACCGGTGGCACCCAGCGCGACGGCAACATCGTGGTCAAGGCCGACGGCATGCTGTCGGCGGAAGGCGTGCGCAGGAATTACGGCGTGCAGCGCGCGTCCGAGCGCATTTCCGGCAGCACGCGGTACAGCACGCTGATACGCGTGCGCAATGCGCAACCTGATATTACGGTCGAATCGAACCTGGTCGGCATTGCGCTCGATTTTCCGGCGCCCTTGCGCAAGGCGGCCGGCGAGAGCCTGCCGCTGCGCTTCGAGCTGACTGGCTTGCCTTCAAATAACCCTGCTGTCGCACGCGACGACATGAAGCTGTCGCTGGGTAATTCCATCGTCGCGCGTTACGAGCGCCAGAAAACGGCTGACAAGGATGCGGATTGGCGCGTGGTGCGCGGCGGCATTGGCGTGAATGTGCCGGCGCCGCAACCGGATGCCGGGGTGGTAGCCAATGTCAATTTGAAGTCGCTTGATGTCGATGCATGGCGCCGCGCGATGACCGCCGTGGTGGCAAGCGACAGGAGCAAGGAGCAGCAGTCCGGCCCGTCCATTTCCCAATACATCGAACCCGGCGTCCTCGCGGCGCGTGCCGGCGAGCTGGTCGTGATGAACAAGAAGCTCGATAACGTGGTGGTCGGCGCGTCGCACCAGAAAGGGGTATGGCAGGCCAACATCGATTCCGACCAGGCATCGGGTTATCTGACCTGGAACGAAGCGCAGGCCGGCCAGGGGCTGGGCAAGGTGACGGCACGCCTGGCCTCGCTCATTATTCCCGAGGCGGCGGCGTCCGACGTGACCGACTTGTTGGAAGGAAAAAACGCATCGACGCAAATCCCGGAAGTCGATATCGTCGCGGAAAATTTCGAGTTGTTCGGCAAGAAGTTCGGCCACCTCGAAGTGGCGGCGAGCGACGCGGGCGGGCCGGCCGGGCGGGAATGGCGCGTCAACAAGCTTTCCCTCGTCAACGCCGATGCCGAATTCAGGGCGACCGGCAAATGGATTTTGCGCGGCGGGGAAAATGTTTCCAGCCTGGTCTATACGCTCAATATCGGCGACGCGGGCCGCCTGCTCGACCGCTTTGGTTTTGCCAATGTGCTGCGCGGCGGCAAGGGCAAGATGGAAGGCGACGTCAGCTGGAAAGGCCTGCCGTTTTCGCTCGACATCCCGAGCCTGTCGGGGCAACTGACGCTGAACATGGCGTCCGGCCAGTTCCTCAAGGTCGATCCGGCCGCCGCGAAGCTGCTCGGCGTGCTGAGCCTGCAATCGCTGCCGCGCCGCCTGGCGCTCGACTTCCGCGACGTGTTTTCGCAAGGCTTCGCGTTCGATGGCATCACCGCGTCGGCATCCATCACGCACGGCGTGGCCAAGACCGATAACTTCAAGATGCGCGGGGTCGCCGCCACCGTTTTGATTGATGGCAGCGCCGACATTGCGAAAGAGGCGCAGAATTTGCATGTGGTGGTGATTCCCGAGATTAACGTGGGCACGGCATCAGTCGTATACGGGCTGGCGGTGAATCCGGTAATCGGCGTCGGCAGCTTCCTCGCCCAGTTGTTCCTGCGCGATCCGCTGATGAAGGCATTCACCTTCGAATACCAGATCACCGGGCCGTGGAAGGACCCGGTGGTGACCAAGCTGCTGCGCAAGCCTGCGGTGGCGCCGGCCAGCGAGGCGTCGAACAATTTGGAGACAAGTGGCTGA